The Syngnathus scovelli strain Florida chromosome 18, RoL_Ssco_1.2, whole genome shotgun sequence genomic interval TGTGACTCCAAATAACACGGAGTATCCTGCAATTGAGAACAATCAGCCATATCTcaatactattaaaaaaaaaaaaaatgctagtcaTATTCATAACAAATCTGCCTTgtccatatatttttttgcGGTCTATCAGGTTTTAAAATTCTGTTATGTTTTCTGTGTTGAATGACTCAGGGATTTCTGGTATGGAGTTGTTGATATCCTGCCAATTTATTGTTGTGTATCAATGTTTGTTTGGAGCCAGGCACGCAGGGAGAGGACACACCGGATCACATCGCTATCTCTGTTGtcttttaaaaatatcattCATAATCTGTAGAGTGATGGAAAGCTTAAGTGCCATTCTGGCTAAAAGGTCAAAGCTGCTTCCAGtcatgtgtcagcctacatcaaaaataaaaaaaaacaccaatgcTGACTTTTTGGTACACTGACAGCGTAAACAAGATATGCAGCTTCCAGGATCCCGACGGCAAACCTGACAAAACCACCCCCACAAGTTTGTGCAAGTTTGCTTACCGTCAAAGCTGCCGTATTCTGTGCAGTAATGAAGGAGTTTGTCATAAGTCTCCACAGACGGACGAAAAACAAACACGCCCGAGTTGAAGCAGTCAGGCCAGCCGGGATCGGGGGCAGCTGACAGTTCTTCTCTGTCAAAGAGCTCGTCTATATTCGAAAGCACCTGAGATGGAAAACATGCTCAGgcactttttttcaaattgatttGACATCAATTTGTCTCACCAGAGTGTCTGCATCCATGAAGACACACTTGGAGTAATGTGTGAGCGTCCAGCAGTGGAGTTTAGTGAAAGTGATCCCTAATTCGGGCCTCTTCAACAGCGCCAGGTTAGCCACGTCGCCGCTATCGAGCACGTCCACCAGCCGAACCTCGTCGAAGATCCTCCTCAGCACGGACCTGACAGTTTTTCAAGCGTCAGACAACAACAACATAGGATTGATGGATGGGATGGGAATGGAGATTCCTTACTGGCATTCTTCAGACACCTGGGGTCCAATGAGGGCTGCCAACCTTTTGGAGGTTTTGTGGCGCCGCAGGGACTGACCCAGAACCATGGCTCCCTTCGCATAGCTGTCATTGGTAGCCAACGTCACAAAAGCTTGGTCTGTGGGCGTTGTAAATTCTTAAGCAACATTTCAAATGGCTCCCTTGTGTTTTAATAACCTTTGAAATATGAAAAGAGTGTCAGCTATGGAGTTGTTGTGGTTGTTGTTGCTACTTTCGGATGGTCCCGTCACGGGTCGCCCCAGCGAGGCACGCACATGATTTGTCTGGCACAGGTCGAAATGCCagatgcccttcctgacgcaACCCACCCATTTTATATCCGGGCTTTGGACCAGCTGTCAAATAATAGCAGATAATACTAAACAATACATCAAACTGCCAACCACCCTCTCCGACAGGGACATTTGGCATCCATTTTGTTTGACGTGAAGTGAGTGATGTCTTGTATAGcacacaaagtgacaaaaatacAGTCGTAATTCTTAAAGAAACGGCCTTACATGTTGCTATAATTACTTGTCGAATTGGATTTAAAGAACGTTAGGCGAACCTGAACAATACTAATCGACACAATCCGACTTTACATATTTTGTCATCCATGTTCAGTTGTCATGGCGAACAGATGTTATGTTACCAAATTATGTAACCATACAGGCTAGCATAAAAAATATCACATTCAATTTTTGGCAGTTTATATGCACAAAGACAGTGCTAGACGATAATAATCGTAATTATTGTATAGCATCTGACAGGGTTATGACGTCATAACAACACAACTCAAATGAaaattgactttgactttgactttgaaaaaaaaaatatacaatagagtagttgtcacttttgacaGTACTTTtttaaaagttaaaatgcaAAATTAAAGTAACAAATACTGCACATTGTTCAAATGTTTGATGTCACTGTGTCTTGTGACGACAGCACGAGTGATGACGTCAGGTGATCGACACACTACTGACATTTAACCTAAAAAAGATCACTTAAAACCTGTACACACATGAGTTCGAGTTTAAAGTGACGACACACACTCCAAGTAGAAATCGCGCTTTGTCACTCTGGTGACATTTTACCTCGGCGCGTCGTTTTATATTTCAGTACAAACGTCGCACGCACTTCAAGTGTCAGGTCTCGCCCCTAGGACAGTATCGCGTTATTTGGAGAAAAAGTCGCGTTCCGTTGTCCCATACCTGCCATGACCGAAAGAAGAAAGTCCAAGCTACGTCTTCGTAGCTTCTTGGACGCGAccaccgcacgcacgcacgtacactCAGGACAGCTTTGGCGTGCAAACGAAAAGGAGCGACTAAATTTTACCGTGGTGCATTTATAGCAGTGGGACAGCGGTCAGCGTCATGTGACTGGGAATGGGGGTGTCCCGTATATCCTGTCTCCTgtccacgcacgcacacatgctacCAACCCGTGATTTGAAACCGTAACTAACACCGGCTAGTAACCCCAACTTGAAAGCTAATTAACTTTACAATCCTTAATCACTTGCCTTGACCCCCTATCTGAGAGCAGAGTTGTTGGAGCCGCTCCAGCAAAACAAACACTACCccacattacatttttttttttagcacaagTTATATAAATAGAGCAGTTAAGTGACCAGAAGTAGCGTGATAATACAGCTCCGCAAATGATGCAGAGTGACAGCTAAATGATAAATGGTAAATACGGCCAGTCCTTTAGAAATCCTTGATCCGATCCACTATAACTTAGAAGGGTTCATCttagatcctttttttttcttattttatatATACTAAACTGCTTCACATTGGAATGTGTGTAAATCGGAGTGTTGCGGTGCTCTGAAAATATTTGAAGAATGTTGCAGTGTTGGAGGACATCAAGGAACCGTCAATAAAGCGTATGATGCCTAAATATGATGCTTTGGCATCACCTTGTGGACAAAGGGAAGTACGGCAAATGCACTTAGTGTTTTCCAACTTTTATCGCGTCGACAGGCTTGGTGTATTTTACGTTAGAAAAAACGGATGTACATGTCTTCTGTAAACGCATATGGAGTTAGTATTtgtttttcgttttgtttaggtACTACTTGttaattaatatttttattttttctataaatgtttttgttgtgcagtttcaaaaaatgtattggaaatGATCCACAGCAATCAGTTttattggcgcaattttttttctcttaaactccACGGAGGCCTAGGCTGACTCTAAATAAATGTAGTGTATTGTCACCCTGCTCCCCAAACTATATAATTTTAAATTGAATGCAGTGAAGCCTGTATAGTGGGCCCATTGTTTTTACTAGCTATACATGAGTGTTTTATTCTACATTTGTTTCCCCCTCCCATCAGACGAAGCAGCAAACACTCTATTATCATACACACATAAAGCTTTGATTCAGCACGTGGGGATGGATCATTGATTTTATTGTTCACACTCATCCTGACATTCTCTCAAGCACAGCAAGGAAACATGGCGGGTGGTGACCGTTCCCATGGATACGGGGCTGGAGATGGCGGAGAGGTGGCAGGGGCCGGGGGGGAGGCTGGAGAACTTGTTGGCGGACTTCTCTGGTCCCGctcagttttttctttttttttttttaatagaggtTCTTCTGTACATAAGCAGCGATGTGCTTGACGGCCAACATGGTCTCCTCGCACGTGGGCTTAATCTGAGACTCGGGCAGCAGGAAACCGTAACGACCGGTGTCGCGCAACTCAAAGGTGAAGGAGTATTTCACACCCAGGTCGTAGGCCCAGTCGTCGGAACCTCCGGCGGCGGGGTCTGAGGGCACGTAAACAGAGAGAGACAAGCTTTGTATACAGAGAAGCTAAGGTTAGCCTAGCATGGTTTTGGTCACGAGACAACTAGACTGTCAAGCCTTTCACGGTGGGTCAGTTTTACTCACAGATGGTCGCTGCTCCAGGTCCACTGGTGTAGCGGGTTCCATACAGACCACGAAGAGCGGCAGAAGCTCCCTGAGCGATCTTCAGCTGCAATGAAtacggaggagaaaaaaaagacaccagTCGGCATGTTTTCTTCTTACACAACCAGTCATTATAGATCAGGAGAAGTTTGCATGGGGGGGATCCTCGACTTGGAACAGACTTTGGTGAtcagaaaaaacacacacacttggatTTATGAGTGGAAATACTTGCAAGTTAAGATTTAAAGATGGACGAGAAGCCATGAACTCAATCCAGATAATGGTAAAAAACACGCGCGTACGCACGTGTAACGTATTATTACGGAAATTGCGGCGGCGCCCGGCAGGAAATGAAATCAAGGCACGCTCGGGAAATGAAATTCCTCATCTGCGAGACTTCTTTTGTTCTTCATCTCCTTTCAAGTGTCAAAAAGATGCCAAGCATTAGTGACTGGAGGTGCGAGTGTGAACTAACTGGATCCTCCCAAATGAGAGCCAGAAGTTTGGTACTAACCAGCTCACTGTGGTGCGCAGCCAGCTCGTACGTGTACGAGTAAGGGAAGAGCAGCAGCTGCGAGTATGAGTGGATGGTGATGTAGGCTTTGATGATCGACTTGTTCGCGCGGATAAAGTCGGCCACATTCTTGACCTCAATCTCTGACTCGGGTTTGTAGCCGCAGAAGGTGTCGCTGCAGGGCTTGCTGGAGGCTCCGATGGCTGAAATGAAGACCCCGATTGTCGTCTCCATTGACACCTAGAAGTGTGTCTCCATCATCTTCATCCTACTCACTGCACCAGCCGGCGTTCCAGTTCCTGTTGGGATCGGCTCCGATGCAGCTGGATCCAGATCTCCTGGAGCGGGTTTTCCTCCACATTCTGTTCTGAAAAGCATACAGCGCAAACACAGtcagtcatctttttttttgggggggggggtgtcacttACGCTCTTGTGGGTGTAGTCATAGCCGTCAATGTTGAAGACTGGAAGGACGTAGACGTCCATCTGGTTGAGCAGGTTGGTCATCTGAGAATCTTTGCCGTAGGTGGACAGAGCCTGAAGACACAAAAGCGGTTAGGAAAACATCCCTCATTTTGAAACTGGGGGGGTTCATTGGCTCGGACCTCCTTGACAAACCACTGGCAGAAAGCAGGAGAGATCCACTCCCTGGCATGGATGCCGCAGTCCATGAAGATGGCGGGCTTGGCGAAGCTGGACGTTTTGCCGAGCTGCCGTGGCAGACAAATGGTCAGATGCAATCGTGTTCCATGGCGAGATCTGTTGCTCAAAAGGCCTGACCTTGAGGAGAGTCATGGGGCGTCCCTCAAAGGTGTTCCCAATCACCTGCTTGCTGATCAGACTCGGGTTGGAAGAGGAAATGGATGCAATCCATGCCTGGACCTAACAGAACAAAAAATTGCagattgaggaaaaaaatggaagctACAAAGAGGCATGCCACTTCTTCTTACCTTGTCCCAGCTGTTGTAATTGATGTAGCTGTGGCTTCGGGGTGAAGCCTTATTGTCGGCCTGGTCCTCAACGGCAGACTGCAGGTCGTCAATGAGCACCCTTTAAGAAAAGGCATTTAGCCCCAAAATGCTAATGCTAGGTTGACGGGAGAATTTCTCGGACGACTAAATCCGAATCTTACTCATGTTCCATGTCACTTTGCAGCAACATGGTGAGCACCATGTCCTGGTACAAAGCGGGCACACGGATGTCCACGTCCGTGTCGATGGTCACCAACTCGATGCTCTCGGGTCTCCAGAAGTCCACCTAGTAAAAAAGACTATCGCGCTTGAGCTACAGCGACGGCACGTGAAGGTACGTTAGAGTTGAAAGTCTACCTCGATGGTCTGTGCCAGGTCCTTGATGAGAGTCACATGTTGGTCCAAAACTGGTTTCAGACGCAGCACTTGTTCGCTGGGGGGGAAATTGTATTCATGAATTTATTCTGGAGAAAACTCTTCAAGCTCAGTCAAACTTGGCAAAATACAAGAAAAGGCTCTCGGTATGATACACCGATGATAAAGTGCGTCACAACGGGGTGTAACGAAGACCTCCCGAAGATGACAACTTTCTTGTTTGCCGCCGCATGGAAAATTGTAATACTCCGAGTTGATGGGAGGCTAATTGAACTGGATCAGAAGCCAGCGCCAGCCGTTGATGGATCGCAGCCACTTGTCACAGTATGCAGCATGAGCAAAAAGTATGATTTGCTCAGCGTGTTTAGcatggaaaagaaaaatggaattgTCTTTTCGGCAGAAGATTGGGAAATGTTACCCGTCGAAGCGAGCGACGTCCGCCAGGGCCACGGCGACCAGTCCGAAAAGCAGGAGGATTCTCATGTTGGCCAGTTGGGCTGACGTGGCCGCTGCAAGGCCCTTATAAGCGtgggcgaccccccccccccccccccccccccccgtcattTGTAATCAGTTTCGACATGCATAAGTCAATCATTAATACAACCGAGGTGTTGAAACTTGCAAGGTGACATTTTTAGGAATGATGATACATTTCATAATCAAGCAAAGAAGTAACAAAGATAGATTAGTATCAATTTTaatgttatatttttatttatattctcACATATTCACAACTGTACACATAAAAATGGTAAAAAACAATATATTGACATATTTAAATACCACAGACcgtttctacttttttttttacattgtaacAACCAAGTATATTTTGGACATCTCCACGAGGAGCACATTGGACAGTATAACCACCAAAAAGCATCCTCAATATTTTTGTCGTACAGTACATTGACGCCACATTTGTCGCTTCacaaattattcttttttttgcacttcCGACTGCACACACGAAACATTTGATGACTTCTAAGCATGACGACACCGTGTCCTCATGGACCCCACTTCACATGCTGCATGCAAATGAAAAGACCCATGCAAGAAATTGGACACAAAGTccaccattttgtttttagGTAACTATTTTAGGCTTTCTATCTTAGATCACAAGGGAGGGAAAATGCTTTTTTCTTTGTAACTGATGGACCAGCATGCTACAGGACATCAAGACAGACCGGCATGCTTCAGCATTTCCAACCGTGGAATGTCTTCTTCTTCGGCCTCTGTAATCCCCTCTCCGCCGCCCCTGTTACTTCCCATCGGACGAagccttgcttttcagggcagTCAGGCTCAGAGCCTCGGAGGCCCGAAAGGACAAGGCGCTCATCTTGGAGCTGATGCTGGGGTGTCCCCCAGTGGGTCTGGACGGCGAGCAGCGCAGCAGCCGCTTGCAGTTCTTGCGGAAGTTGCGTCCCACAAAGCCGTAGACGATCGGGTTGACGCAGCTGTTGAGATAAGCCAGGCAGATGGTGAAGGGCATGGCCGTGTCGATGATTTCAACCAAGGTGCAGTTCTCCATCTTCATGAGTTGGGTGAGAACCTGCAGCAAGTGGAAGACCTGGTG includes:
- the gyg1b gene encoding glycogenin-1b isoform X5 — translated: MADQAFVTLATNDSYAKGAMVLGQSLRRHKTSKRLAALIGPQVSEECQSVLRRIFDEVRLVDVLDSGDVANLALLKRPELGITFTKLHCWTLTHYSKCVFMDADTLVLSNIDELFDREELSAAPDPGWPDCFNSGVFVFRPSVETYDKLLHYCTEYGSFDGGDQGVLNGFFSDWATADISKHLPFIYNLSSIAIYTYLPAFKHYGAKAKVVHFLGKTKPWNHGLDTKSKGISGGAHPSFLLDWWTLYSASVVPMLQQQYGERAFHSECIGHGGEPGGLGCSGPPVAAAAATAGGAAAVF
- the gyg1b gene encoding glycogenin-1b isoform X4, with the translated sequence MADQAFVTLATNDSYAKGAMVLGQSLRRHKTSKRLAALIGPQVSEECQSVLRRIFDEVRLVDVLDSGDVANLALLKRPELGITFTKLHCWTLTHYSKCVFMDADTLVLSNIDELFDREELSAAPDPGWPDCFNSGVFVFRPSVETYDKLLHYCTEYGSFDGGDQGVLNGFFSDWATADISKHLPFIYNLSSIAIYTYLPAFKHYGAKAKVVHFLGKTKPWNHGLDTKSKGISGGAHPSFLLDWWTLYSASVVPMLQQQYGERAFHSECIVPLLGYFWQRTGHGGEPGGLGCSGPPVAAAAATAGGAAAVF
- the cpb1 gene encoding carboxypeptidase B — translated: MRILLLFGLVAVALADVARFDGEQVLRLKPVLDQHVTLIKDLAQTIEVDFWRPESIELVTIDTDVDIRVPALYQDMVLTMLLQSDMEHEVLIDDLQSAVEDQADNKASPRSHSYINYNSWDKVQAWIASISSSNPSLISKQVIGNTFEGRPMTLLKLGKTSSFAKPAIFMDCGIHAREWISPAFCQWFVKEALSTYGKDSQMTNLLNQMDVYVLPVFNIDGYDYTHKSNRMWRKTRSRRSGSSCIGADPNRNWNAGWCTIGASSKPCSDTFCGYKPESEIEVKNVADFIRANKSIIKAYITIHSYSQLLLFPYSYTYELAAHHSELLKIAQGASAALRGLYGTRYTSGPGAATIYPAAGGSDDWAYDLGVKYSFTFELRDTGRYGFLLPESQIKPTCEETMLAVKHIAAYVQKNLY